One stretch of Pradoshia sp. D12 DNA includes these proteins:
- a CDS encoding carbohydrate ABC transporter permease, with product MGKKGISKIVGLIFLLIMAFIWIVPVLYTFITSFKSEADIQTNAFTILPINWVIGNYQDVLFNNTSAPVAKWFMNSMIISLSQTVLVLVIVSLAAYGYSRMKFKGRDTIFIFLMATMMFPAVVNLIPLYKIMDTLGWVNNYLAAIVPGAAGVFNIFLVRQFMQGIPIDFDESARVDGASDFQIFFKLILPLIKPVLTVVALFTFTASWNDFLWPSIVFNDVEMMPITPGLQLLQGMYQLDVAHALTGALVAIIPTFILYLFTQKYFMESMSLSSGVKG from the coding sequence TTGGGTAAAAAAGGTATTTCAAAAATTGTTGGTTTAATCTTTTTACTGATAATGGCTTTTATATGGATTGTCCCTGTCTTGTACACATTCATTACGTCTTTCAAAAGTGAGGCAGATATTCAAACAAATGCTTTTACAATCCTACCGATTAATTGGGTTATTGGTAATTACCAGGATGTACTTTTTAATAACACGAGTGCACCAGTTGCAAAATGGTTTATGAACTCAATGATAATATCGCTATCACAAACAGTATTAGTACTTGTAATTGTTTCATTAGCTGCATATGGATACTCAAGAATGAAATTCAAGGGAAGAGATACCATTTTTATCTTTTTAATGGCAACGATGATGTTTCCAGCTGTTGTAAACCTTATTCCGCTTTATAAAATTATGGACACACTAGGTTGGGTAAATAATTATTTAGCTGCGATTGTACCGGGGGCAGCAGGAGTATTTAATATCTTCCTTGTAAGACAGTTTATGCAAGGAATTCCTATTGATTTTGATGAATCTGCGAGAGTAGATGGAGCTTCCGATTTCCAAATATTTTTTAAGCTGATTTTACCACTAATAAAACCGGTATTAACAGTTGTAGCGTTATTTACATTTACTGCCTCCTGGAATGACTTTTTATGGCCATCCATTGTGTTTAATGATGTTGAAATGATGCCAATCACCCCGGGATTACAATTACTACAAGGGATGTATCAACTCGATGTGGCGCATGCTCTAACGGGAGCACTTGTTGCCATTATTCCAACATTTATCCTTTATTTATTTACACAAAAATACTTTATGGAATCAATGTCCTTGTCATCTGGAGTTAAAGGATAA
- a CDS encoding carbohydrate ABC transporter permease: MNNPGVNKELKMSAGIEKHSKQKHFNFSPFLYIGPHLIIFAIFFLIPTLYGIYISFTSWDLIGKPEFVGFANYQEILFNQDSTFYDQLRTGLGNTFKFVLFTVPACIIVPLLLAAGLNTKPKGMKFFQALFYMPTLFSVSAVMIIFSMLFSVSFGPVNHFLNVETNWLATQPYAWIALVTVTVWWTIGANMIIYQAALNGISKDLYEAASIDGANKFQSFFRITLPSIRSQILYTVVITTIAQFNVYGQPLMLTKGGPTSSTSVLLMYIQENAFGSGISIAGIGAAMAVILGLCIMVVSAIQFFFLRQRD, from the coding sequence ATGAACAATCCTGGAGTGAATAAAGAATTAAAAATGTCAGCAGGTATAGAAAAACATTCGAAACAAAAACATTTTAATTTTTCTCCGTTTCTATACATTGGGCCACATCTAATAATATTTGCGATATTTTTTCTTATTCCCACTTTATATGGTATTTATATTTCATTTACGAGCTGGGATCTAATCGGAAAGCCGGAATTTGTTGGATTTGCTAATTATCAAGAAATATTATTTAATCAAGATTCAACATTTTACGATCAACTACGTACTGGATTAGGAAACACATTCAAGTTTGTGCTTTTTACAGTTCCTGCTTGTATTATTGTTCCTTTGCTTTTAGCTGCAGGTCTTAACACAAAACCAAAGGGGATGAAATTTTTTCAGGCATTGTTTTACATGCCGACTTTGTTTTCTGTTTCTGCCGTAATGATTATTTTTTCAATGCTTTTCAGTGTTTCTTTTGGCCCAGTTAATCATTTTCTAAATGTTGAAACAAACTGGTTAGCGACCCAGCCATATGCCTGGATTGCATTAGTTACTGTAACGGTCTGGTGGACAATCGGTGCAAATATGATTATTTATCAGGCTGCTTTAAACGGTATTTCAAAAGATTTATATGAGGCAGCCTCAATAGATGGAGCAAATAAGTTTCAAAGCTTTTTTAGAATCACTCTACCAAGTATAAGATCTCAAATATTATATACAGTTGTTATTACAACAATCGCACAATTTAATGTATATGGACAACCACTTATGTTAACGAAAGGTGGGCCAACTAGCTCAACTTCCGTATTATTAATGTACATACAAGAAAATGCATTTGGTTCTGGAATTTCTATTGCTGGTATCGGAGCGGCAATGGCTGTAATTCTCGGTTTATGTATTATGGTTGTTTCTGCCATTCAATTCTTCTTTTTAAGACAACGTGATTAG
- a CDS encoding extracellular solute-binding protein, which translates to MRKISLLTLSILFLVMTALTGCSSSSSGSEGSSKNEIVFWNPFTGPDGENMKQIVNDYNKTNPKFKIKNVSMVENDMYTKIPTVVNSGKGIPDLTVVHAERIKQFVDNDMLTKFDDVLTDHPEIKAENYVTAGWDIGNLNNSRYSVPLDVHSFVMYYNKDLLEKYAPNALDDNVITFDEVKKAGELSKKDKITGIGITWTRPIFLSIYNQFGGDITSDGEAPTIDTPEAKEALQLLKSLVDDKIANKDGEDPGQLFKSGKAIFYPEGIWMQNSIKDAKKLNWGLTNFPQLSSDKIVNWTSSHQFVMFNSKERSDEKAKGIVDFLDFVRENSLPWAKAGQNPAALETLENPEYKELPQAFLIENQEMQQSLKIFDYKYNGFVVEEVDKLVGDAIYGKLDIDKGLKNAQKAVEDKISTNKK; encoded by the coding sequence ATGAGAAAAATATCGCTATTAACATTGTCTATTCTTTTTCTAGTTATGACGGCATTGACAGGTTGTAGTTCATCTAGTTCAGGTTCAGAAGGTTCATCTAAAAATGAAATTGTCTTTTGGAATCCATTCACAGGGCCAGATGGTGAGAATATGAAGCAAATTGTGAATGATTATAATAAGACAAACCCTAAGTTCAAAATTAAGAATGTATCAATGGTAGAAAATGATATGTATACCAAGATTCCAACGGTAGTAAACTCTGGAAAAGGTATTCCTGATTTAACCGTAGTTCATGCTGAGAGAATTAAACAATTTGTAGATAATGATATGTTAACAAAGTTTGATGATGTATTGACTGATCATCCTGAAATTAAAGCAGAAAACTATGTAACAGCAGGTTGGGACATTGGTAACCTTAATAATAGTAGATATAGTGTGCCATTAGATGTGCATAGTTTTGTAATGTATTATAATAAAGATTTGCTGGAAAAATATGCACCTAATGCACTTGATGATAATGTTATAACTTTTGATGAAGTGAAAAAAGCAGGAGAATTGTCTAAAAAAGACAAAATTACTGGCATTGGAATCACTTGGACACGTCCGATCTTTTTATCCATTTACAATCAATTCGGGGGAGACATAACTAGTGATGGTGAAGCTCCTACTATTGATACTCCAGAAGCTAAAGAAGCATTACAATTATTAAAAAGTCTTGTAGACGATAAAATTGCTAACAAGGATGGAGAAGATCCAGGCCAGTTATTCAAATCTGGTAAAGCTATTTTTTATCCAGAAGGTATCTGGATGCAAAATAGTATAAAAGATGCTAAGAAATTAAACTGGGGTTTAACAAACTTCCCTCAGCTTTCATCTGATAAAATTGTAAACTGGACGTCTTCTCACCAATTCGTCATGTTTAACAGCAAAGAACGTTCAGACGAAAAGGCAAAGGGGATAGTTGATTTCCTAGATTTTGTGAGAGAAAATTCACTTCCATGGGCTAAAGCAGGACAAAATCCTGCAGCTTTAGAAACCTTAGAAAATCCTGAATATAAAGAATTGCCTCAGGCTTTCTTAATTGAGAACCAAGAAATGCAGCAATCTCTTAAAATCTTTGATTATAAGTACAATGGTTTTGTAGTCGAAGAAGTCGATAAATTGGTTGGCGATGCGATTTATGGGAAATTAGATATCGATAAAGGGTTGAAAAATGCTCAAAAAGCAGTTGAGGATAAAATTTCAACTAATAAAAAATAA
- a CDS encoding glycoside hydrolase family 2 protein, which translates to MTEIYIPRTEYPRPQFERADWMNLNGEWNFKFDRENIGEKEEWYKESKFDKKIIVPFTYETKASGIGEEKFCPNVWYQKTIIIPKEYENKNIILHFQAADYVTKLWVNEIFVGENKGGQIAFSFNVSDYLSEENELNIVVKNEDSQSCFQPRGKQRWLDNNFDCWYVQTTGIWQTVWLEFLNEAHLQSVKITPDIDTESVEFGFEVSGDLDQSLVLRTSIYFEGQLIKRFEESVYRPHFMTTMNIACESHKWRIMHWSPQSPNLYDVEFTLLENEKVIDYVKSYFGMRKVSIENGNVLLNNTPIYQKLILDQGYWEESYLTPPSDEAIIEDIDRTLEMGFNGVRKHMKVEDQRFLYWADKKGLLVWSEMAATYEFSDGAIQNFTDEWIEVVKQHYNHPSIITWTPFNESWGIKNVFTDAKQQNFTEGIYHLTKAIDSMRPVIVNDGWEHTVSDILTLHDYVEYGEEFIGRYKDKEKVVNNKIAFNNSKFAMAKGYEYKGQPIIISEYGGIAFDSEKGWGYGKQVNSEEELLHRYESITQAIKNTPYISGFCYTQITDVQQEVNGLLKENREPKVDLNKIKTINNK; encoded by the coding sequence ATGACAGAAATATACATACCAAGAACTGAATATCCGCGTCCTCAGTTTGAAAGAGCGGATTGGATGAATTTAAATGGAGAATGGAATTTCAAATTTGATAGAGAGAATATCGGAGAAAAGGAAGAATGGTACAAAGAATCAAAGTTTGATAAAAAAATAATCGTCCCTTTTACATATGAAACAAAAGCCAGTGGTATTGGAGAGGAAAAATTTTGTCCGAATGTTTGGTATCAAAAAACAATCATAATACCTAAAGAATATGAAAATAAAAACATAATCCTTCATTTCCAAGCAGCAGATTATGTAACAAAGCTATGGGTTAATGAAATATTTGTTGGTGAAAATAAGGGTGGACAAATTGCATTTTCATTTAATGTTTCTGATTATTTAAGTGAGGAAAATGAATTAAACATTGTGGTTAAAAATGAAGACAGTCAAAGCTGCTTTCAACCAAGAGGAAAACAAAGGTGGTTAGATAATAATTTTGATTGTTGGTATGTCCAAACAACTGGAATTTGGCAAACGGTATGGCTTGAGTTTTTAAATGAAGCGCATCTCCAGTCAGTCAAAATAACTCCTGATATAGATACAGAATCAGTTGAATTCGGGTTTGAAGTTTCAGGTGACCTTGATCAGTCCTTAGTATTAAGAACATCCATTTATTTTGAAGGTCAGCTAATAAAGCGTTTTGAAGAAAGCGTATATCGACCACATTTTATGACTACCATGAATATTGCTTGTGAGTCTCATAAATGGAGAATAATGCATTGGAGTCCACAATCTCCTAATTTATATGATGTTGAATTTACATTGCTTGAGAACGAGAAAGTAATAGATTATGTAAAATCATATTTTGGGATGAGAAAAGTGTCTATAGAGAATGGGAATGTATTGTTAAATAATACACCAATTTATCAAAAACTTATATTAGATCAAGGTTATTGGGAAGAGTCATATTTAACACCACCTTCAGATGAAGCAATCATTGAAGATATTGACCGAACATTAGAAATGGGCTTTAACGGAGTTAGAAAGCATATGAAAGTCGAAGATCAGCGATTCCTATACTGGGCTGATAAAAAAGGACTGCTAGTCTGGTCTGAAATGGCTGCAACCTATGAGTTTTCTGATGGGGCAATTCAGAATTTTACAGATGAATGGATTGAAGTTGTTAAGCAGCACTATAATCACCCGTCCATTATTACTTGGACTCCGTTTAATGAATCATGGGGTATAAAGAATGTTTTTACAGATGCAAAACAGCAAAATTTTACAGAAGGTATCTATCATCTTACAAAAGCGATTGATAGCATGAGACCTGTTATTGTAAATGATGGTTGGGAGCATACAGTTTCAGATATTCTGACTCTTCATGATTATGTGGAATATGGTGAGGAATTTATTGGACGATATAAAGACAAAGAAAAAGTTGTGAATAACAAGATAGCATTTAATAATTCTAAGTTTGCAATGGCAAAAGGATATGAATATAAGGGGCAGCCAATCATTATTAGTGAATATGGTGGTATTGCCTTTGATTCTGAAAAAGGCTGGGGCTATGGTAAGCAAGTGAATAGTGAAGAAGAATTACTACATCGTTATGAATCTATTACTCAAGCTATTAAAAACACTCCATATATTAGTGGTTTTTGCTATACGCAAATTACCGATGTGCAGCAAGAGGTGAACGGTTTACTAAAGGAAAATCGGGAACCAAAAGTAGATTTAAACAAAATCAAGACAATAAACAATAAATAA
- a CDS encoding GntR family transcriptional regulator has protein sequence MKNEPLYQQIKNKIKAQIQTGKLRVGDRVSSEKELTKEYHVSQITTKNALVGLAEEGIVERIKGKGTFVCESYLTSSINQLNKQKGLIALILPNMKTKIEQEFVNFIERYVTENGYKLIIKITRESQYVEADAIEMFREMEVSGMIIFPTEKETYNEAVLKLSLDKYPFVLIDRYMENILTYSVTSENEVGTFEAISYLLNEGHKNIGLISPFITNTVTNERSKGFENAFLIKGIKIDKNQWLLLGFNDIQPNITPNLIKIFLLSKPEISAVFTMNAELALYTHLAICSLKKELGREIVLLTFDPSGIAGVPFIKQDIDKCSKKAVDLLLEQVKGTYNPKRIYVPVQFNSCENVALLDTLLK, from the coding sequence ATTAAAAATGAGCCTCTGTATCAACAAATAAAAAATAAAATTAAAGCTCAAATACAAACAGGTAAGCTCCGGGTAGGTGATCGTGTTTCCTCTGAAAAAGAGTTGACGAAAGAATATCATGTTAGCCAGATTACAACTAAAAATGCGCTTGTTGGACTTGCTGAAGAAGGAATAGTAGAAAGAATCAAAGGAAAAGGTACGTTTGTTTGTGAAAGTTATTTAACCTCTTCTATTAATCAACTGAATAAACAAAAGGGATTAATCGCACTTATTCTACCAAATATGAAAACGAAGATTGAACAAGAGTTTGTTAATTTTATTGAGAGGTATGTTACAGAAAATGGTTATAAACTTATTATAAAAATTACAAGAGAGTCCCAATATGTTGAAGCGGATGCTATTGAAATGTTTAGAGAGATGGAAGTAAGCGGGATGATTATCTTTCCTACAGAAAAAGAAACATATAATGAGGCTGTCCTTAAACTGTCATTGGATAAATATCCTTTTGTATTAATTGATAGATATATGGAAAATATTTTAACTTATAGTGTAACCTCCGAAAATGAAGTCGGTACGTTCGAAGCTATTTCCTACTTATTAAATGAAGGGCACAAGAATATTGGGCTCATATCTCCGTTCATTACCAATACTGTAACTAATGAGAGATCAAAGGGATTTGAAAACGCTTTTCTAATTAAAGGGATTAAAATTGATAAGAACCAATGGCTTTTATTAGGATTCAATGATATTCAACCGAATATAACCCCAAACTTAATTAAGATTTTTTTATTAAGTAAGCCAGAAATTTCAGCTGTTTTTACAATGAATGCAGAATTAGCTCTTTATACTCATTTAGCAATCTGTTCTTTGAAGAAGGAATTAGGTCGAGAAATTGTATTGTTGACCTTTGATCCATCTGGTATAGCTGGAGTTCCATTTATAAAGCAAGATATTGATAAATGTAGTAAAAAAGCAGTTGACCTTCTTTTAGAACAAGTTAAGGGTACTTACAATCCAAAAAGGATTTATGTTCCTGTGCAATTTAATTCATGTGAAAATGTAGCACTGTTAGATACTCTATTAAAATAA
- a CDS encoding type 1 glutamine amidotransferase domain-containing protein: MAKKKVLAVVTSHEYMKNKKDKTGLWLSELVHFYDCLKLAGYEVDIVSTKGGKVPLDPKSLLPVLLDNRTKEYYLDPYFISRLDKTTSIDEITSDEYGCIYFAGGHGTMWDFPNQSSIQKLTAEIYEKGGVVSAVCHGPAALLNVVLSDGTHLLEGKTVTGYTNMEETIMFASHKIPFKLQNELTAKAGKFTKSTVPFTSHVVENERVITGQNPQSARAVGEKTLHFLQNQKRY; encoded by the coding sequence ATGGCGAAAAAGAAAGTATTGGCTGTTGTGACGAGCCATGAATATATGAAAAATAAAAAAGACAAAACGGGTTTATGGTTAAGCGAACTTGTACATTTTTATGATTGTTTAAAATTGGCAGGATATGAGGTTGATATAGTTTCCACAAAAGGAGGAAAAGTACCACTTGATCCGAAAAGCCTTCTCCCTGTCTTGCTGGATAACAGGACAAAGGAATACTATCTGGATCCGTATTTTATTAGTAGATTGGATAAAACCACTTCTATCGATGAAATAACATCTGACGAGTATGGCTGCATCTATTTTGCCGGCGGACATGGAACGATGTGGGACTTCCCTAACCAGTCCAGCATTCAAAAGTTAACCGCTGAAATATATGAAAAAGGCGGTGTCGTTTCGGCTGTTTGCCACGGACCTGCTGCTTTATTAAATGTTGTATTATCAGATGGGACTCATCTCTTGGAAGGAAAAACAGTAACCGGTTATACAAATATGGAAGAAACGATCATGTTTGCATCACATAAAATACCATTCAAGCTTCAAAATGAGTTAACCGCTAAAGCTGGAAAATTCACAAAATCAACCGTTCCTTTCACATCACATGTGGTGGAAAATGAGCGAGTGATTACAGGACAAAATCCACAAAGCGCGCGAGCAGTTGGTGAGAAAACGTTACATTTCTTACAAAATCAAAAAAGATATTAA
- the trhA gene encoding PAQR family membrane homeostasis protein TrhA: protein MNRVYTYTKKEEVVNAITHGIGAALSFAALILMIVFSITNGAGDRLSVVLVYGISMLMLFTFSTLTHAFPEGKVKVIMEFFDHTSIYLFIAGTYTPYAIIAIGGKTGYALLAIIWTLAIAGIVFKAIFLRKFVILSTIIYIIMGWLIVVAWEPLKMAVPPTGLMMLVYGGLLYTVGSIFYVWRGFPYHHAIWHLMVLVASILHFLSIFLYVLPM, encoded by the coding sequence ATGAATCGAGTCTATACTTACACCAAGAAAGAAGAAGTCGTCAATGCGATTACGCATGGGATAGGAGCAGCTTTATCCTTTGCGGCCCTAATCTTAATGATTGTTTTTTCTATAACGAATGGAGCTGGCGATAGGCTATCAGTTGTTTTGGTCTATGGAATATCGATGTTGATGCTTTTTACATTCTCGACTCTGACTCATGCATTTCCTGAGGGCAAAGTCAAAGTGATTATGGAATTCTTTGATCATACCTCCATCTATTTATTTATTGCAGGAACGTATACACCGTATGCAATCATTGCAATTGGAGGGAAAACAGGATATGCATTATTGGCGATTATCTGGACGTTGGCAATAGCCGGAATTGTTTTTAAAGCCATTTTCCTAAGGAAATTTGTCATTCTCTCTACAATAATCTATATCATCATGGGCTGGTTAATTGTTGTAGCATGGGAGCCGTTAAAAATGGCAGTTCCTCCAACTGGATTAATGATGCTTGTGTATGGCGGATTATTATACACGGTAGGAAGCATCTTTTATGTATGGAGAGGGTTTCCATATCACCATGCGATTTGGCATCTGATGGTCTTGGTTGCTTCTATTCTGCACTTTTTATCTATCTTTTTGTATGTATTACCTATGTAA
- a CDS encoding NAD(P)H-hydrate dehydratase, with protein sequence MMNIYFANDIREVDSKADADGLSIFALMENSGQALFREVSSLIQREDEVGIIAGQGNNGGDAIVLARLLLNHGYKATLILPFGLPKSKVAQQHFSYFITCGYPYTQTIENEYDVLVDGLFGIGFKPPFSSHADRVLAYWNQSLALKIAIDIPSGVEADRGNVVTAFKADYTLCLHGVKPSAFLVPSAEYYGTVKSLDIGLVQQSGWRVWTEEDVKQTWPALPNNPHKGSFGTGLLIAGSEEMPGCALLSGLGAMRSGIGKLTIATDKSVAQIVCQRLPEATYWYHTLQQLKENKQLSSMKAAAIGPGLDLDEQLEDKVQFLLNQPDLPLILDAAALQKREYPKGRPAPVILTPHPGEMARITGLSSRWINENRISVARDFAIEHEVTVILKGVNTVIAFPDGTGYINQTGNRGLSKGGSGDTLLGIILGLLCQSEPFSHYTTAVSNAVYLHGKSSEYWAIEREPSAMLATDIMEVWPYLLKQLNLKK encoded by the coding sequence ATGATGAATATTTATTTTGCGAATGATATCAGAGAAGTCGACAGTAAAGCTGACGCGGATGGGCTATCCATCTTTGCTTTAATGGAAAACTCTGGACAGGCTTTGTTCAGAGAAGTATCCAGTTTAATTCAGAGGGAAGATGAAGTTGGAATCATCGCTGGGCAAGGAAATAATGGAGGCGATGCGATTGTCCTTGCGAGATTATTGCTGAATCACGGTTATAAGGCGACGCTTATTTTGCCGTTTGGATTGCCAAAGTCTAAAGTTGCGCAACAGCATTTTTCTTATTTTATTACTTGTGGATACCCATACACCCAAACGATTGAAAATGAATATGATGTTCTGGTAGATGGGCTCTTTGGAATTGGGTTTAAACCGCCGTTTTCCAGTCATGCGGATCGAGTGCTTGCCTACTGGAACCAATCATTGGCTCTGAAAATTGCGATTGATATTCCTTCAGGTGTTGAAGCAGATAGAGGTAATGTAGTGACTGCCTTTAAAGCAGATTACACATTATGCTTACATGGGGTTAAGCCTTCAGCTTTTTTAGTGCCTTCGGCTGAATACTATGGGACAGTCAAATCGTTGGATATTGGATTGGTACAGCAATCAGGCTGGAGAGTATGGACAGAGGAAGATGTTAAACAAACATGGCCTGCTTTACCAAATAATCCGCACAAAGGATCATTTGGAACCGGATTATTAATTGCTGGCAGTGAGGAAATGCCAGGTTGTGCACTTCTGTCTGGTCTTGGTGCTATGCGTTCCGGAATTGGCAAACTGACAATCGCAACCGATAAAAGTGTAGCACAAATTGTTTGTCAGAGACTTCCTGAAGCAACCTATTGGTATCACACGCTTCAACAATTAAAAGAAAATAAACAGCTATCCAGTATGAAAGCAGCAGCAATCGGTCCTGGTTTGGATTTGGATGAACAATTGGAGGATAAAGTTCAATTTTTATTGAATCAACCTGATTTGCCTCTTATTTTAGATGCCGCTGCCCTGCAAAAAAGAGAGTATCCAAAAGGGCGTCCGGCACCGGTCATTTTGACACCTCATCCCGGAGAGATGGCTCGAATTACAGGATTATCTTCTAGGTGGATCAATGAAAACCGCATTTCGGTTGCTCGTGATTTTGCTATTGAACATGAGGTAACAGTTATTTTAAAAGGAGTAAATACGGTTATCGCTTTTCCAGATGGAACTGGCTATATCAATCAAACGGGAAATCGCGGTCTTTCAAAAGGCGGTTCTGGAGACACATTGCTTGGAATTATTTTAGGATTACTGTGTCAATCTGAACCTTTCTCACACTATACAACAGCCGTGTCGAATGCGGTTTATCTTCATGGGAAATCGTCAGAATATTGGGCGATTGAACGTGAACCTAGCGCAATGCTAGCAACAGATATTATGGAGGTCTGGCCATATCTTTTAAAACAATTAAATCTTAAAAAATAG
- a CDS encoding 5'-nucleotidase, lipoprotein e(P4) family: protein MKKNGIRKGSILITVFSVWISLPMNWIEASPYKNQQEENIMHVLRYQQSTTDASFSKGYKVAKHRLDRALQQKTDEDKAIILDLDETVLNNRPFLAKLAQKKSSFNDKEWDAWVYQANAKPLPGASEFLQYADMKGIQIFYVSNRKKHLYEATEKNLKRAGLPQTDQGHLILLTDEVNTESRRKAIEKNHSVILNLGDNLINFSK, encoded by the coding sequence ATGAAAAAGAATGGCATCAGAAAAGGAAGTATACTTATTACTGTATTTAGTGTTTGGATAAGCTTACCTATGAACTGGATAGAAGCTAGTCCGTATAAGAATCAACAAGAAGAAAATATAATGCACGTCCTTAGGTACCAACAATCTACGACTGATGCGTCATTTAGTAAAGGTTATAAAGTGGCTAAACATAGACTCGATCGAGCTCTGCAACAAAAGACGGATGAGGATAAAGCCATTATTTTAGATTTAGATGAAACCGTATTGAATAACCGCCCTTTTTTAGCTAAGTTGGCTCAAAAGAAAAGCTCCTTTAATGATAAAGAATGGGATGCATGGGTCTACCAAGCAAATGCCAAACCTCTGCCTGGTGCATCAGAGTTCCTTCAATATGCGGATATGAAAGGAATCCAAATCTTTTATGTGTCAAACAGGAAAAAACATTTATATGAGGCTACTGAAAAGAATCTGAAGAGGGCTGGATTACCGCAAACGGATCAAGGACATCTTATTTTACTGACAGATGAAGTGAATACAGAATCAAGAAGGAAAGCAATCGAAAAGAATCATAGCGTCATTCTGAACCTCGGTGATAATTTGATTAATTTTTCCAAGTAA
- a CDS encoding DinB family protein, which translates to METTGMQKQFELTRSKLQEILEDLSEAEADLQPEGFNNTIRWQLGHVLVSAESFLFDYPGSGSPLSELYGEFFRSGTSPKYWQRSAPSLNDIKSNYQSQEKRIKDLPEEFWREEVTGPLAKFGIKTKSELFHFLLSHEAMHLGQIQSLKKLVERHKTTNQY; encoded by the coding sequence ATGGAAACGACTGGTATGCAAAAACAATTTGAGTTGACCAGAAGTAAGCTACAGGAAATTTTAGAGGATTTATCTGAAGCGGAGGCTGATCTTCAACCAGAAGGTTTTAATAATACGATTCGCTGGCAATTAGGGCATGTACTGGTAAGTGCGGAATCCTTCTTGTTTGATTATCCTGGCAGCGGTTCACCGCTTTCAGAGTTATATGGAGAATTTTTCAGAAGCGGAACTTCGCCAAAATATTGGCAAAGAAGTGCACCTTCTTTGAATGATATCAAGTCCAATTATCAATCTCAGGAAAAGAGAATTAAAGATTTACCGGAGGAATTCTGGAGAGAAGAGGTAACAGGTCCTCTTGCAAAGTTTGGTATTAAAACAAAAAGCGAATTGTTTCACTTTTTACTGAGCCATGAAGCGATGCATCTAGGTCAGATTCAATCATTAAAAAAATTAGTTGAACGACATAAGACTACTAATCAATATTAA
- the trpA gene encoding tryptophan synthase subunit alpha produces the protein MPNKLVDCFSEAKKSEKKGFIPYIMGGDGGLDQLVPTIKYFERLEASAIEIGIPFSDPVADGPSIQEAGLRALEQDITLEDILNELKNTEEIIEIPLIMMTYANPVLRLGISKFAAKCREASISACIIPDVPLEEEQMFKKELSNEGIVLIRLIPLTANPTRMAKLCDGAEGFIYAVTVNGTTGEQAQLNDEAFKEQILQLKQNTDCPIYAGFGISNAKTANQLYDYCDGIIVGSKVVSLLHQKGHKELESFVKELIRNKAKQTTS, from the coding sequence ATGCCTAATAAGCTAGTAGATTGTTTTTCAGAGGCTAAAAAGAGTGAAAAAAAAGGGTTTATCCCCTATATTATGGGCGGTGATGGAGGGCTTGATCAGCTTGTTCCGACTATAAAGTACTTTGAAAGATTAGAGGCTTCCGCCATAGAAATTGGAATTCCATTTTCTGACCCAGTAGCTGACGGACCTAGCATTCAGGAAGCAGGTTTACGTGCCCTGGAACAGGATATTACTTTGGAGGATATATTAAATGAATTAAAGAATACTGAGGAAATTATTGAAATTCCGTTAATAATGATGACGTATGCAAATCCTGTTTTACGCCTTGGGATTTCAAAATTTGCTGCCAAGTGCAGAGAAGCCTCCATTAGTGCCTGTATCATTCCAGATGTTCCCCTGGAGGAAGAGCAGATGTTTAAGAAAGAGCTCAGTAATGAAGGGATTGTGTTAATTAGACTCATACCTTTAACGGCAAATCCAACTCGAATGGCAAAGCTTTGTGATGGAGCGGAAGGTTTTATTTATGCAGTAACGGTAAATGGGACAACAGGAGAACAGGCACAGTTGAATGATGAAGCCTTTAAAGAACAAATCCTACAACTTAAGCAGAATACGGATTGTCCAATCTATGCGGGATTTGGAATATCCAATGCAAAGACGGCCAATCAATTGTATGACTATTGTGATGGAATTATTGTAGGGAGTAAGGTTGTAAGTTTACTGCATCAAAAGGGCCATAAGGAATTGGAGTCCTTTGTTAAAGAATTGATTAGAAATAAGGCAAAACAAACAACCAGCTAA